The following proteins come from a genomic window of Acanthopagrus latus isolate v.2019 chromosome 5, fAcaLat1.1, whole genome shotgun sequence:
- the LOC119019311 gene encoding group 3 secretory phospholipase A2-like codes for MLSEESQTPLSLLVQIYTDATDSPDIICPFRLLLSSSTALWDWITVYTEMQNRCLLQVLFASSLLVLSRAQYVIGSDPSCVRSSPAEDGRTRVTFLREDAAGVRSLYLSLWSEDARLLSCEGHTDPVVMESYGALCSTGGTQDQEIMRRFNISALLAPDAPCAPKFSRRVRRDGTEGKSRRKRAWFFPGTLWCGTGSKAAKYEQLGMFEHADRCCREHDHCPHIIPALTVNYGVFNSKFFTVSHCDCDQRFRQCLSGVNDTIASMVGYSFFSILQVPCFELQQRRRCTELYWSGMCKKASKAPYAVFKNPLPYNSTNASSKYEDNTNDSNKLDRTEGQNGTESPAVGQHTKSKSEHNCGSEDPPRGDSLKGRMRKGKGCGRHRKLSTVAPSQIPSVSRAHKTSPSVDTSLLRAPKKSTLLPSKKRGGKKNTRKGQKAPPPETTSIYPRTTPTTQKPTADTAMNKTTKSREILTTQSPCCGFRTPLRGDTFQPHCKTCQKQKTTTHTATVPPSTTTHRLPVTVTTRSTASPERDTWSTTTSATPATTKLKRAASTEVGTPERQMDSHLLWNNTNQEPMRGTEAPNTHSVRGLKLNSALHNLTDNQLLCRSLKHLDECKYKILPLEKKYDLQNMEPKTAYHCDCTSRLALQIESFKQPHALPTLLMDFVSQNCFKLPRKKECHSRKSCSRGFAKASDLLQALKKIEEKGTAGVRNSGNGRKRGIPVRLYKRCLRLERETS; via the exons ATGCTCTCTGAAGAGAGTCAGACACCTTTAAGCCTCCTGGTGCAGATATACACTGATGCCACAGATTCACCTGATATCATTTGTCCATTCAGACTTTTACTCAGCTCTTCAACTGCTCTTTGGGATTGGATCACAGTTTACACTGAGATGCAAAACAGGTGCCTCCTTCAAGTTCTTTTCGCCTCATCATTACTCGTTTTATCACGAGCACAGTATGTGATCGGATCGGATCCCTCCTGCGTCAGATCGAGTCCTGCCGAGGACGGACGGACGCGCGTCACGTTTCTGCGGGAAGACGCAGCCGGCGTGCGCTCCCTGTACCTCAGCCTGTGGTCCGAGGACGCGCGCCTGCTATCATGTGAAGGACACACAGATCCAGTCGTCATGGAGAGTTACGGCGCTCTTTGCAGCACAGGCGGCACCCAGGATCAAGAAATCATGCGGAGGTTTAATATCAGTGCATTGCTGGCTCCGGATGCTCCCTGCGCGCCAAAGTTCTCCAGGCGCGTAAGAAGAGATGGCACAGAGGGGAAGAGCCGGAGGAAACGCGCCTGGTTTTTCCCAGGGACGCTGTGGTGCGGCACTGGAAGCAAAGCTGCTAAATACGAGCAGTTAG GGATGTTTGAGCATGCAGACAGATGCTGCCGTGAGCACGACCACTGCCCGCATATCATCCCAGCATTAACTGTGAATTATGGAGTCTTCAACTCCAAATTCTTCACCGTCtctcactgtgactgtgaccAAAG ATTTCGACAGTGCCTCAGTGGCGTCAACGATACCATCGCCAGCATGGTGGGCTACAGCTTCTTCAGCATCCTGCAGGTTCCGTGTTTTGAGCTCCAACAGAGGAGGCGATGCACTGAGCTGTACTGGTCCGGAAT GTGCAAAAAGGCCAGCAAGGCTCCATATGCTGTCTTCAAGAACCCCCTCCCTTACAACAGCACTAATGCTTCAAGCAAATATGAGGACAACACAAATGACAGCAACAAATTAGATCGTACAGAGGGGCAGAATGGAACTGAGAGCCCCGCGGTTGGCCAACACACAAAGTCGAAAAGTGAACATAACTGTGGCTCCGAAGACCCACCACGGGGAGACTCTTTGAAAGGCAGAATGAGAAAGGGGAAAGGATGTGGAAGACACAGGAAACTTTCCACAGTTGCACCCTCCCAGATACCCTCAGTGTCGAGGGCACACAAGACCTCTCCCTCAGTGGACACCAGTCTTTTACGTGCTCCTAAAAAGAGCACGTTGCTGCCAAGCAAAAaaagaggtggaaaaaagaaCACCAGAAAGGGCCAGAAAGCTCCACCACCTGAGACAACAAGCATTTACCCTCGCACAACACCTACAACACAGAAGCCAACAGCCGACACGGCGatgaacaaaaccacaaaaagtCGCGAAATACTTACAACACAAAGTCCATGTTGCGGCTTCAGGACGCCTCTGAGAGGTGACACTTTTCAGCCTCACTGTAAaacttgtcaaaaacaaaaaacaacgaCTCACACGGCAACTGTTCCACCCTCAACGACTACACACAGATTACCGGTCACAGTGACCACACGCTCGACGGCATCACCTGAACGAGACACTTGGAGTACGACTACTTCTGCCACACCGGCCACAACAAAACTAAAGAGAGCAGCCTCCACTGAGGTTGGCACGCCAGAAAGGCAGATGGATTCCCATCTTCTGTGGAATAACACAAACCAGGAGCCCATGAGAGGAACCGAGGCCCCAAACACGCATTCAGTGAGGGGCCTGAAACTGAACAGTGCGTTACATAATCTGACAG ACAATCAGCTGCTGTGCAGAAGCCTCAAACATCTGGATGAATGCAAATATAAAATCCTCCCTTTGGAGAAGAAGTATGATCTGCAGAACATGGAGCCAAAGACTGCCTACCACTGTGACTGCACCAGCCG CTTGGCTCTTCAGATTGAAAGCTTCAAGCAACCCCACGCTCTCCCAACACTACTGATGGATTTCGTCTCTCAGAACTGCTTTAAACTGCCAAGGAAGAAAGAATGCCACAGCAGAAAAAG CTGTTCCAGAGGCTTCGCTAAAGCCTCTGACCTACTTCAAGCACTTAAGAAGATAGAGGAAAAAGGCACTGCAGGGGTGCGAAATTCGGGCAatggcagaaaaagagggaTTCCTGTACGTCTTTATAAGCGGTGCCTaaggctggagagagagacaagctGA